A region from the Cryptosporangium arvum DSM 44712 genome encodes:
- a CDS encoding bifunctional GNAT family N-acetyltransferase/acetate--CoA ligase family protein — protein sequence MAADPPDTGSASPTSAGPGAGSAPPGGGGATAHDGAAQATPDVTTSHDGAVEAGETMPYPEHRQADVVLSDGGTVHIRPIRPDDADAIVALHSRFSDRTRYLRYFSPYPRIPARDLKRFTEVDHAGREALVAVLGNDLIAVGRYEQLSDPDTAEVAFVVEDAHQGRGIASVMLEHLAEAAREEGITRFVAEILPQNGAMIRVFTDAGYDVDRSFADGVVHLTFDTRETPQVLEVLHDRERRTEARSIRRLMNPSAVAVVGVSRTPDGMGRAVFENIRAAGFAGALHPVNPSATEIDGVPAHASVRDIPGQVDLAVIAVPAERVLAVVEDCAAKQVAGLVILTSGFAETGEEGAHAQARLVEMARINGMRVIGPNCFGLANTDPAVSLNATLAPHVPGRGRVGFFTQSGALGIALLAEVERRGLGISTFASAGNRADVSGNDLLQYWRDDPATDVVMMYLETFGNPRKFTRVARGLARRKPVVVLKSRGVTPGLTGGPGERGLQALYRASGVIRAEALGEMFNIGQLLAYQPLPTGRRTAVIGNSAVLVALATDACEANRLEVPLDWRVDVGPNVTPDELRAALRSAVDATDIDAVLVVFVPALAVPESAYADVLREVGADARIPVIASFLAANGMPERLRRLVPVSASAPLAPPDADQAAVAVTPAATGFDPDRTVLLPSQEFMVARGSVPSYATPEAAARTLGKVATYAEWRSTPAGQVPSLPDIDPGGARTIVGRTVDRHPEGVDLEDNEAAELLAAYGITVWPSRRVVGADAVVAAATELGFPVAVKAADETLRHRADLGTVRLDVDSPRDAWAAYHGIAAASGNPSPTVLVQRMARGGVVCVVEVVQDTAFGPVVGFGLGGIATELIGDRAWRAAPLTDRDAADLLREPLASPMLFGYRGARPVDAAACEDLLLRVGALADELPSLRALTLNPVLASPEGITVLHSTVRVERAAGPRLDEGARRLR from the coding sequence ATGGCCGCCGACCCGCCCGACACCGGTTCCGCCTCACCCACCTCTGCCGGCCCCGGCGCCGGTTCGGCGCCGCCCGGCGGCGGTGGGGCGACGGCGCACGACGGCGCGGCGCAGGCCACCCCGGACGTCACCACGTCTCATGATGGAGCCGTGGAAGCGGGGGAGACCATGCCGTACCCGGAACACCGGCAGGCCGACGTAGTGCTGTCGGACGGCGGAACTGTGCACATCCGGCCGATCCGGCCCGACGACGCCGACGCGATCGTCGCGCTGCACTCACGGTTCTCCGACCGCACCCGCTACCTGCGGTACTTCTCGCCCTACCCGCGCATCCCCGCGCGCGACCTCAAGCGCTTCACCGAGGTCGACCACGCCGGCCGCGAGGCGCTCGTCGCGGTGCTCGGCAACGACCTCATCGCGGTCGGCCGGTACGAGCAACTGTCCGATCCCGACACCGCCGAGGTCGCGTTCGTCGTCGAGGACGCCCATCAGGGTCGCGGCATCGCGTCGGTGATGCTCGAGCACCTTGCCGAGGCCGCCCGCGAAGAAGGCATCACGCGGTTCGTGGCCGAGATCCTGCCGCAGAACGGCGCGATGATCCGCGTCTTCACCGACGCCGGGTACGACGTCGACCGCAGCTTCGCCGACGGCGTCGTCCACCTCACCTTCGACACCCGTGAGACCCCGCAGGTGCTCGAGGTGCTGCACGACCGCGAGCGGCGTACCGAGGCCCGCTCGATCCGGCGCCTGATGAACCCGTCGGCGGTCGCGGTGGTGGGCGTGAGCCGCACCCCCGACGGGATGGGCCGCGCGGTCTTCGAGAACATCCGTGCGGCCGGGTTCGCGGGGGCGCTCCACCCGGTCAACCCGTCCGCGACCGAGATCGACGGCGTCCCCGCCCACGCGTCCGTCCGTGACATCCCCGGCCAGGTCGACCTCGCGGTCATCGCGGTGCCGGCCGAGCGCGTCCTGGCCGTCGTCGAGGATTGCGCCGCCAAACAGGTCGCCGGTCTGGTCATCCTCACCAGCGGTTTCGCCGAGACCGGCGAGGAGGGCGCCCACGCCCAGGCCCGGCTCGTCGAGATGGCACGCATCAACGGCATGCGGGTGATCGGCCCGAACTGCTTCGGCCTGGCCAACACCGACCCGGCGGTCTCGCTCAACGCCACGCTCGCTCCGCACGTCCCGGGGCGCGGCCGGGTCGGTTTCTTCACGCAGTCCGGCGCGCTCGGCATCGCGCTGCTGGCCGAGGTCGAACGCCGCGGCCTGGGCATCTCGACGTTCGCATCGGCCGGAAACCGCGCCGACGTCTCCGGCAACGATCTGCTGCAGTACTGGCGCGACGACCCGGCCACCGACGTCGTGATGATGTACCTCGAGACGTTCGGCAACCCCCGCAAATTCACCCGGGTGGCGCGGGGGCTCGCCCGGCGCAAGCCGGTCGTCGTGCTCAAGAGCCGCGGCGTGACGCCCGGGCTCACCGGCGGACCGGGCGAGCGCGGGTTGCAGGCGCTGTACCGCGCGTCCGGCGTCATCCGGGCCGAGGCGCTCGGCGAGATGTTCAACATCGGCCAGTTGCTCGCGTACCAGCCGCTGCCCACCGGCCGCCGCACCGCGGTGATCGGCAACTCGGCGGTGCTGGTCGCGTTGGCCACCGACGCGTGCGAGGCGAACCGTCTCGAGGTCCCGCTCGACTGGCGCGTCGACGTGGGCCCGAACGTCACCCCCGACGAGCTGCGCGCGGCCCTGCGCTCCGCCGTCGACGCGACCGACATCGACGCGGTGCTCGTCGTGTTCGTCCCTGCCCTGGCGGTGCCCGAGTCCGCGTACGCCGACGTGCTGCGCGAGGTCGGCGCCGACGCGCGTATCCCGGTGATCGCCTCGTTCCTGGCCGCCAACGGCATGCCCGAGCGCCTCCGGCGCCTGGTTCCGGTCAGCGCGTCGGCACCCCTTGCTCCTCCCGACGCCGATCAAGCCGCCGTCGCCGTGACGCCGGCCGCCACGGGGTTCGACCCCGACCGCACCGTGCTGTTGCCGAGCCAGGAGTTCATGGTGGCGAGGGGGTCGGTGCCGTCGTACGCGACGCCGGAGGCCGCCGCCCGCACGCTCGGCAAGGTGGCGACGTACGCGGAGTGGCGCAGCACCCCGGCGGGGCAGGTGCCGTCCCTGCCGGACATCGATCCCGGCGGGGCGCGGACGATCGTCGGCCGCACGGTCGATCGGCACCCCGAGGGGGTCGACCTCGAAGACAACGAGGCCGCGGAACTGCTCGCGGCGTACGGCATCACGGTGTGGCCGAGTCGCCGGGTCGTCGGGGCCGACGCGGTGGTGGCCGCCGCGACCGAGCTGGGGTTCCCGGTCGCGGTGAAGGCCGCCGACGAGACGCTGCGGCACCGCGCCGATCTGGGCACGGTGCGGCTCGACGTCGACTCCCCGCGGGATGCGTGGGCGGCGTACCACGGCATCGCGGCGGCGTCGGGGAACCCGAGCCCCACCGTGCTGGTGCAGCGGATGGCGCGTGGCGGCGTGGTCTGCGTCGTCGAGGTCGTTCAGGACACGGCGTTCGGGCCCGTGGTCGGGTTCGGGCTGGGCGGGATCGCCACCGAGCTGATCGGCGACCGTGCGTGGCGGGCAGCGCCGCTCACCGATCGGGACGCCGCCGACCTGCTGCGTGAGCCGCTGGCGTCGCCGATGCTGTTCGGCTACCGGGGTGCGCGGCCGGTGGACGCCGCCGCCTGCGAAGACCTGCTGCTGCGGGTCGGTGCCCTCGCCGACGAGTTGCCGTCGCTGCGCGCGTTGACGCTCAACCCGGTGCTGGCCTCGCCTGAGGGCATCACGGTCCTGCACTCCACGGTGCGAGTCGAACGCGCCGCCGGTCCCCGCCTGGACGAGGGCGCCCGCCGCCTCCGCTGA
- a CDS encoding acetoin utilization protein AcuC, which yields MTQTSDRDITAQTQAAPVTVLWDPAVATYNFGDHPLDPVRVELTMALARDLGVLDRPNVSVMAAPPADRDTLRLVHQDAYLHAVQAAPHDPFFRGWGLNTSDNPLFDGMHEAASLITGMSVRAAEAVWRGEALHAVNVSGGLHHAMPDRASGFCVYNDPAIAIARMLELGAERVAYVDIDVHHGDGVQAVFWNDPRVLTVSLHESPVSLFPGTGFPTEIGGADAEGAAVNVALPAGTGDAGWLRAFHAVVPSVVRAFRPQVLVSQCGCDSHFRDPLANLTLSVEGQRAAQLEMRRLAHELTGGRWVVFGGGGYGLVDVVPRTWSHLLATATGEPMSTASATPNTWRGFASSKRPAAKVPTVMGDGADASFQPWDPGSRTDPVDRAILATRRAVFPLHGLDPDDPRD from the coding sequence GTGACGCAGACGTCGGATCGGGACATCACCGCGCAGACCCAGGCCGCACCGGTCACCGTGCTGTGGGATCCGGCGGTGGCCACCTACAACTTCGGGGACCATCCGCTCGATCCGGTGCGGGTCGAGCTCACCATGGCGCTCGCCCGCGACCTGGGCGTCCTCGACCGGCCGAACGTCTCGGTCATGGCAGCCCCGCCGGCCGACCGGGACACGCTGCGCCTGGTCCACCAGGACGCCTATCTCCACGCCGTGCAGGCCGCGCCGCACGACCCGTTCTTCCGCGGGTGGGGGCTGAACACGTCCGACAACCCGCTCTTCGACGGGATGCACGAGGCCGCGTCGCTGATCACCGGCATGAGCGTCCGCGCGGCCGAGGCGGTCTGGCGGGGAGAGGCCCTGCACGCGGTGAACGTGTCGGGGGGTCTGCACCACGCGATGCCCGACCGCGCGAGCGGCTTCTGCGTCTACAACGACCCGGCCATCGCGATCGCGCGGATGCTGGAGCTCGGCGCCGAGCGCGTGGCCTACGTCGACATCGACGTGCACCACGGCGACGGTGTGCAGGCCGTGTTCTGGAACGACCCGCGCGTGCTCACGGTGAGCCTGCACGAGTCGCCGGTGTCCCTGTTCCCCGGCACCGGGTTCCCCACCGAGATCGGCGGGGCCGACGCCGAGGGTGCCGCGGTGAACGTCGCGCTCCCGGCCGGCACCGGTGACGCGGGGTGGCTGCGCGCGTTCCACGCGGTGGTGCCGTCGGTGGTCCGGGCGTTCCGGCCCCAGGTGCTGGTGAGCCAGTGCGGGTGCGATTCGCACTTCCGCGACCCGCTGGCGAACCTCACGCTGTCGGTCGAGGGCCAGCGCGCGGCGCAGCTGGAGATGCGCCGGCTCGCGCACGAGCTCACCGGCGGGCGCTGGGTCGTGTTCGGCGGAGGCGGCTACGGGTTGGTCGACGTGGTGCCGAGGACGTGGTCGCACCTGCTGGCCACCGCCACCGGCGAGCCGATGAGCACGGCGAGCGCCACGCCCAACACCTGGCGGGGTTTCGCGTCGTCCAAGCGGCCCGCCGCAAAGGTGCCCACCGTGATGGGCGACGGCGCCGACGCCTCGTTCCAGCCATGGGATCCGGGATCGCGCACCGACCCGGTCGACCGCGCGATCCTGGCCACCCGCCGCGCCGTCTTCCCGCTCCACGGCCTCGACCCCGACGACCCCCGCGACTGA
- a CDS encoding metal-dependent transcriptional regulator yields MYLRTILELEEEGITPLRARIAERLHQSGPTVSQTVARMERDGLLTVQGDRHLELTDHGRHRAVSVMRKHRLAELLLVNVIGLEYEAAHSEACRWEHVMSAEVERKVYQLLGRPRVSPYGNRIPGLAELDTTIDDTELAPTGEVTLASAPTGDEVVIERLSEQLQGDTNLIHDLHSAGVEPGVSVVVDRSDRDVTLTHGGTTVKIPRSLANLVFVTSS; encoded by the coding sequence ATGTACCTGCGCACCATCCTCGAACTCGAGGAGGAAGGGATCACGCCGCTGCGCGCTCGGATCGCCGAACGCTTGCACCAGAGTGGTCCCACGGTGAGCCAGACGGTCGCGCGGATGGAGCGTGACGGGCTTCTGACCGTCCAGGGCGACCGGCACCTCGAGCTCACCGACCACGGCCGCCATCGAGCGGTGTCGGTGATGCGCAAGCACCGGCTCGCCGAACTGCTGCTCGTCAACGTGATCGGGCTCGAGTACGAGGCTGCGCACTCCGAGGCCTGTCGCTGGGAGCACGTGATGAGCGCCGAGGTCGAGCGGAAGGTCTACCAGCTGCTCGGCCGGCCGCGGGTCTCGCCGTACGGCAACCGCATTCCCGGCCTCGCGGAGCTCGACACGACGATCGACGACACCGAGCTCGCGCCTACCGGTGAGGTGACGCTCGCGTCGGCGCCGACCGGTGACGAGGTCGTCATCGAGCGGCTCTCGGAGCAGCTGCAGGGCGACACGAACCTGATCCACGACCTGCACTCGGCGGGAGTGGAGCCCGGGGTCTCGGTCGTGGTCGACCGGTCCGACCGCGATGTGACGCTCACCCACGGCGGCACCACGGTGAAGATTCCGCGGTCGCTCGCGAACCTGGTCTTCGTCACGTCGTCCTGA
- a CDS encoding DUF4192 domain-containing protein — protein MTTLPPPPDHPTVRLSSPPDIVRAIPSLLGFHPGSSLVALGLTGRRLRLRVTVRADLPPPGLEAAVADQVAARLRGEKVSACVVVLFTATSDAGPRAVPGPRPAVPASRGRASLPGADVAYAAEQSLRKAGLDVREMLRAESGRWWSYTCAEPCCPPEGLPVGPAPTTLLDVLRVAAGRPVFADRPALVASVGRHPGEPTDALLAAIHDREAVLTGLRAGTRAARDLVDLHNLLIRDTARLAVPPDSAVPDSTSARPAIEGPAPAATAPAPPETRAHDDRTIAQVAVGLTHRAVRDACFAWTGGPLAEAATALWDEMVRRVPAPYGAAPATLLAVSAYRRGDGALADACLRRALDDDPDYRMAELVLTGLENGFGPADVEAALGLDGEPDALGPAREVRWPGSGSAPSPSGGTDAR, from the coding sequence ATGACGACGCTGCCGCCACCGCCCGACCACCCAACGGTGCGGTTGAGCTCCCCGCCCGACATCGTGCGCGCGATCCCCTCGCTGCTCGGGTTCCATCCCGGGTCCAGCCTCGTCGCGCTCGGCCTCACCGGTCGCCGTCTCCGCCTGCGGGTGACGGTGCGGGCCGACCTGCCGCCGCCCGGCCTCGAGGCCGCGGTCGCCGACCAGGTCGCCGCTCGGTTGCGCGGCGAGAAGGTGTCCGCGTGCGTCGTGGTGCTGTTCACGGCCACGTCCGACGCCGGGCCGCGCGCCGTGCCGGGGCCGCGCCCGGCGGTGCCGGCGTCCCGGGGCCGGGCGTCCCTTCCCGGCGCGGACGTGGCGTACGCGGCCGAGCAGTCGCTGCGGAAAGCCGGGCTCGACGTGCGCGAGATGCTCCGGGCGGAGAGCGGACGGTGGTGGTCGTACACCTGCGCCGAGCCGTGCTGCCCACCGGAAGGGCTGCCGGTGGGGCCGGCCCCCACGACGCTGCTGGACGTGCTCCGGGTGGCCGCGGGGCGTCCGGTCTTCGCCGACCGGCCGGCGCTGGTGGCATCGGTGGGGCGCCACCCCGGCGAACCCACCGACGCGCTGCTGGCGGCCATCCACGACCGGGAGGCCGTGCTCACGGGCCTGCGCGCGGGAACACGAGCGGCCCGGGACCTCGTCGACCTCCACAACCTCCTGATCCGCGACACCGCCCGGCTCGCCGTGCCGCCCGACTCCGCCGTTCCCGATTCCACTTCGGCCCGACCGGCGATCGAGGGACCGGCTCCGGCGGCGACCGCTCCCGCGCCGCCCGAGACGCGCGCGCACGACGATCGGACCATCGCGCAGGTCGCCGTGGGCCTCACGCATCGCGCGGTGCGTGACGCGTGCTTCGCCTGGACCGGCGGTCCGCTCGCGGAAGCCGCCACCGCGCTGTGGGACGAGATGGTGCGCCGGGTGCCCGCGCCGTACGGTGCGGCACCGGCCACCCTGCTTGCGGTCAGCGCCTATCGTCGGGGCGACGGCGCCCTCGCCGACGCGTGCCTGCGGAGGGCGCTCGACGACGATCCCGACTACCGGATGGCTGAACTCGTGCTCACCGGCCTGGAGAACGGTTTCGGGCCCGCCGACGTCGAGGCGGCACTCGGCCTGGACGGCGAGCCGGATGCCCTCGGGCCGGCGCGTGAGGTCCGGTGGCCGGGGTCAGGTTCCGCCCCGAGCCCGAGCGGCGGCACGGATGCGCGATGA
- a CDS encoding NAD-binding protein — MFAAMSLVLLTVAVVYIDRDGYHDNTGSPLSLLDAAYYSVVTLSTTGYGDVAPASPSARLVNVLFITPARVLFLIILVGTTLEVLTEQYRGQFRRERWRNTVKDHYVVCGYGTKGRSAVDALLENGVARDKIVVVERDHRVAQQAVNAGLAVVEGSSSRSAVLAQAHVDRATAIIVAPDADDAAVLTTLTARQLTNGQVRIVTTAREAENAPLLRQSGAHQVVVSSATAGRLLGLATTDPPVIDVVEDLLTPGHGMAFACRSVVRDEVGRSPRTLDEVVIAVVRRGRVVPLVEPETQKLETGDLLVYIRDDRPANNQSAPGSGD; from the coding sequence ATGTTCGCAGCGATGTCGTTGGTGCTGCTCACGGTGGCCGTGGTCTACATCGACCGAGACGGCTACCACGACAACACCGGCAGCCCGCTGAGCCTGCTCGACGCGGCGTACTACTCGGTGGTGACGCTCTCGACGACCGGCTACGGCGACGTCGCTCCGGCGTCGCCGTCCGCCCGGCTGGTGAACGTGCTGTTCATCACTCCCGCGCGGGTCCTGTTCCTGATCATCCTGGTCGGCACCACCCTCGAGGTCCTGACCGAGCAGTACCGTGGGCAATTCCGGCGGGAGCGGTGGAGGAATACCGTGAAGGACCACTACGTGGTGTGCGGGTACGGCACCAAAGGTCGGAGCGCGGTCGATGCGTTGCTCGAGAACGGCGTCGCCCGGGACAAGATCGTCGTCGTCGAGCGTGACCACCGCGTCGCGCAGCAGGCCGTCAACGCGGGTCTCGCGGTCGTCGAGGGTTCGTCCAGCCGGTCGGCCGTGCTCGCCCAGGCGCACGTCGACCGGGCCACCGCGATCATCGTCGCGCCCGACGCCGACGACGCCGCGGTGCTGACGACGCTCACCGCGCGCCAGCTGACCAACGGCCAGGTACGCATCGTCACGACGGCCAGGGAGGCGGAGAACGCGCCGCTGCTGCGTCAGAGCGGCGCCCACCAGGTCGTCGTCTCGTCCGCGACGGCCGGGCGGCTGCTCGGCCTGGCCACCACCGACCCGCCGGTCATCGACGTCGTCGAGGACCTGCTGACGCCGGGCCACGGCATGGCGTTCGCGTGCCGGTCGGTGGTGCGCGACGAGGTCGGCCGATCGCCGCGGACGCTCGACGAGGTCGTCATCGCGGTGGTCCGGCGCGGGCGGGTCGTGCCGCTCGTCGAGCCGGAGACGCAGAAGCTCGAGACCGGGGACCTGCTCGTCTACATCCGTGACGACCGGCCGGCCAACAACCAGTCCGCACCCGGCTCCGGCGACTGA
- a CDS encoding RecQ family ATP-dependent DNA helicase: MSLRARAEQHLRDLVGNPDATLRDDQWTAIEALVADHRRALVVQRTGWGKSAVYFVATALLRASGAGPTVIVSPLLALMRNQIAAANRAGIRATTVNSTNADDWKQIYAEITSGAIDVLLVSPERLNNPEFRDEVLPQLAAGAGLLVIDEAHCISDWGHDFRPDYRRIRTMLADLPAGIPVLATTATANERVTRDVAEQLSVTGARTLEDVLVLRGSLDRSSLHLGVVALPDQASRLAWLADHLDELEGSGIIYCLTVAATQDVADYLRDRGYAVAAYSGQTEQTERLAAEDDLLNNRVKALIATSALGMGFDKGDLGWVVNLGAPPSPIAYYQQVGRAGRATERATVVLLPGREDRDVWDYFGSLAFPPEHEVRETLRVLAEQDRPLSTAVLETFVPLRRTRLEMMLKVLDVDGAVRRVKGGWTATGRDWSYDAERYARVSETRRTEQQAMLDYLTTEECRMRYLRRALDDADAEPCGRCDNCGGLKLSAATDEASLAAATDRLRRPGVPVETRRMWPTGMGSMGVELKGKIAKDEQAEPGRAIARLTDLGWGNQLRELFRPETPDGELPVPLRHALVQVFDAWRFGAQPDGIVYLDSLTRPTLVAHVANGLSRYAKIPVLTRFDIVGPAGTGEGAMNSAQRLRAVADRYVLDDASAVAGRTVLLVDDRVNTGWTLTVAARALRRAGAGAVYPFVLAAES; this comes from the coding sequence ATGTCGCTCCGCGCCCGCGCCGAACAGCACCTTCGCGATCTCGTCGGCAACCCCGACGCGACCCTTCGCGACGACCAGTGGACCGCGATCGAGGCGCTGGTCGCCGACCACCGCCGTGCGCTCGTCGTCCAGCGCACGGGGTGGGGCAAGTCCGCGGTGTACTTCGTCGCCACCGCGCTGCTGCGTGCGTCGGGCGCCGGGCCCACCGTGATCGTCTCGCCGCTGCTCGCGCTGATGCGTAACCAGATCGCCGCGGCGAACCGGGCCGGCATCCGGGCCACGACCGTCAACTCCACGAACGCCGACGACTGGAAACAGATCTACGCCGAGATCACCAGCGGCGCCATCGATGTCCTCCTGGTCTCCCCCGAACGGCTCAACAACCCGGAGTTCCGCGACGAGGTGCTCCCCCAGCTGGCCGCCGGGGCCGGTCTGCTCGTCATCGACGAGGCGCACTGCATCTCCGACTGGGGACACGACTTCCGCCCCGACTACCGCCGCATCCGGACGATGCTCGCCGATCTACCGGCCGGCATCCCCGTCCTGGCCACCACGGCCACCGCCAACGAGCGGGTCACCCGGGACGTCGCCGAGCAGCTCTCGGTCACCGGCGCGCGGACGCTCGAGGACGTGCTGGTGCTCCGCGGCAGCCTCGACCGGTCGTCGCTCCACCTCGGCGTCGTCGCGCTGCCCGATCAGGCTTCCCGGCTGGCGTGGCTGGCCGATCACCTCGACGAGCTCGAGGGGTCCGGCATCATCTACTGCCTCACGGTCGCGGCCACCCAGGACGTCGCCGACTACCTGCGTGACCGCGGCTACGCGGTGGCCGCGTACTCCGGCCAGACCGAGCAGACCGAACGGCTCGCCGCCGAGGACGATCTGCTCAACAACCGCGTCAAAGCCCTGATCGCGACGTCGGCGCTCGGCATGGGTTTCGACAAGGGTGACCTGGGCTGGGTCGTGAACCTCGGGGCGCCGCCGTCGCCGATCGCCTACTACCAGCAGGTCGGGCGGGCCGGGCGCGCCACCGAGCGGGCCACCGTCGTGCTGCTGCCCGGCCGCGAGGACCGCGACGTCTGGGACTACTTCGGCTCGCTGGCGTTCCCGCCCGAGCACGAGGTGCGTGAGACGCTGCGGGTGCTCGCCGAGCAGGACCGTCCGCTCTCGACGGCGGTGCTGGAGACGTTCGTGCCCCTGCGCCGGACGCGCCTGGAGATGATGCTCAAGGTTCTCGACGTCGACGGGGCCGTCCGGCGGGTGAAGGGCGGCTGGACCGCGACCGGCCGGGACTGGAGCTACGACGCCGAGCGCTACGCGCGCGTGAGCGAAACCCGGCGCACCGAGCAGCAGGCGATGCTCGACTACCTCACCACCGAGGAGTGCCGGATGCGGTACCTGCGGCGCGCGCTCGACGACGCGGACGCGGAGCCCTGCGGCCGGTGCGACAACTGCGGTGGGCTCAAGCTCTCGGCGGCCACCGACGAGGCCAGCCTGGCCGCGGCCACCGACCGGCTCCGGCGGCCCGGGGTGCCGGTCGAGACCCGTCGGATGTGGCCCACCGGCATGGGGTCGATGGGCGTCGAGCTGAAGGGCAAGATCGCCAAGGACGAGCAGGCCGAGCCCGGCCGGGCCATCGCCCGGCTCACCGATCTGGGCTGGGGCAACCAGCTCCGGGAGCTGTTCCGCCCCGAGACACCCGATGGCGAGTTGCCGGTGCCGCTGCGTCACGCGCTGGTACAGGTCTTCGACGCCTGGCGGTTCGGTGCGCAGCCGGACGGCATCGTGTACCTGGACTCGCTCACCCGTCCGACGCTCGTCGCGCACGTTGCGAACGGGCTGTCGCGCTACGCGAAGATCCCGGTGCTGACGCGGTTCGACATCGTCGGGCCGGCCGGCACCGGGGAGGGGGCGATGAACTCCGCGCAGCGGCTTCGGGCGGTGGCCGATCGGTACGTGCTCGATGACGCGTCCGCGGTCGCCGGTCGCACGGTCCTGCTCGTCGACGACCGGGTCAACACCGGGTGGACGCTCACGGTGGCGGCGCGGGCCCTGCGCCGGGCCGGCGCCGGGGCCGTGTACCCGTTCGTGCTCGCCGCCGAGAGCTAG
- a CDS encoding HNH endonuclease family protein, with translation MKKLVLAVSTTAVLLLGAGCGEISVVDPTATGTADTSVVAEPGSVADPSAASVSQAQSTLGKLQVKRIPGKDASYERDKFGDSWSDAAKGVKFAGNGCDTRNDILRRDAKPGTVRTKSGTTGCKVTGGTWVSPYNGATYKSTKKIQIDHIIPLARAWASGAKKWPADRRLAFANDPDNLIAVDGSSNQSKSDKGPSAWRPAQPYQCVYAVRYVRAVSKYSLPITSTDKSALKSMLDGC, from the coding sequence TTGAAAAAGCTCGTACTCGCGGTGTCCACCACCGCGGTGCTGCTGCTCGGCGCCGGCTGCGGCGAGATCAGCGTCGTCGACCCCACCGCCACCGGCACGGCCGACACCTCGGTCGTGGCCGAGCCCGGCAGCGTCGCCGACCCGTCAGCGGCGTCGGTCTCGCAAGCGCAGTCCACGTTAGGGAAGCTGCAGGTCAAGCGAATCCCCGGTAAGGACGCGAGCTACGAGCGCGACAAGTTCGGCGACTCCTGGAGCGACGCGGCCAAGGGCGTGAAGTTCGCCGGCAACGGCTGCGACACCCGCAACGACATCCTCCGCCGCGACGCGAAACCCGGCACCGTACGCACGAAGTCCGGCACCACCGGCTGCAAGGTGACCGGCGGCACCTGGGTCTCCCCGTACAACGGCGCCACGTACAAGAGCACGAAGAAGATCCAGATCGACCACATCATTCCGTTGGCCCGCGCCTGGGCGTCCGGCGCGAAGAAGTGGCCGGCCGATCGCCGGCTGGCGTTCGCGAACGACCCCGACAACCTGATCGCGGTCGACGGCTCCTCGAACCAGTCGAAGAGCGACAAGGGACCGTCGGCCTGGCGCCCGGCGCAGCCGTACCAGTGCGTCTACGCGGTGCGGTACGTGCGAGCGGTGTCGAAGTACTCGCTGCCGATCACGTCGACCGACAAGTCGGCGCTGAAGTCGATGTTGGACGGTTGCTGA
- a CDS encoding DUF4184 family protein, whose translation MPLTYVSHQVPALAAKLVQPGWFDGTALALGSMSPDWPFALAGTRWETNAHNTRGVMLLCVPASVVAAVAARRLAFAAAYLPDFPGLPLRQLALLESRRPPLGATVVSALAGAWSHVAWDSFTHDGRWGARRVPWLATSHHVGGRPVSGAFLAQHTSTVVGGVVGLVLLSRVLRELPGWVEAKPPGWSRQRPVSGPVSGVAFSGGAGIEDGSGAGARGGVRSAAELARVAVEPGEAAPAGRGRFWTAVAAGTAAGAAWGTRGGWDGRFNLAVLVIRTSFGTAAGAVAGALLAHRKLRGANQRTTVG comes from the coding sequence ATGCCTTTGACGTACGTATCCCACCAGGTGCCGGCGCTGGCGGCGAAGCTCGTACAGCCCGGGTGGTTCGACGGCACCGCGCTGGCACTCGGGTCGATGTCGCCGGACTGGCCGTTCGCGCTGGCCGGGACGCGCTGGGAGACCAACGCGCACAACACGCGCGGGGTGATGCTGCTGTGCGTACCGGCGTCGGTCGTCGCGGCCGTCGCCGCGCGTCGCCTCGCGTTCGCGGCCGCGTACCTGCCGGATTTCCCCGGGCTGCCGCTGCGGCAGCTGGCCCTGCTGGAGTCGCGGCGGCCGCCGTTGGGCGCGACGGTGGTGAGCGCGCTCGCCGGGGCGTGGAGTCACGTGGCCTGGGACTCGTTCACTCACGACGGGCGGTGGGGTGCGCGGCGCGTGCCGTGGCTCGCGACGTCACACCACGTGGGTGGGCGGCCGGTGAGCGGCGCGTTTCTCGCGCAGCACACCAGCACGGTGGTGGGTGGTGTCGTCGGGTTGGTGTTGCTGTCGCGGGTGCTGCGTGAACTGCCGGGGTGGGTCGAGGCGAAGCCGCCCGGCTGGTCGCGCCAGCGACCGGTTTCCGGGCCGGTTTCGGGGGTGGCGTTTTCTGGTGGCGCGGGGATCGAGGACGGATCGGGGGCCGGCGCTCGGGGTGGTGTGCGGAGTGCGGCGGAGTTGGCGCGGGTGGCGGTGGAGCCGGGGGAGGCCGCGCCGGCGGGGCGTGGGCGCTTCTGGACCGCGGTGGCCGCGGGCACCGCGGCCGGGGCGGCGTGGGGCACCCGAGGTGGCTGGGACGGCCGCTTCAACCTCGCGGTCCTCGTCATCCGTACCAGTTTCGGAACAGCCGCCGGAGCGGTCGCCGGAGCGCTGCTCGCCCACCGTAAGCTGCGCGGAGCCAACCAGCGTACGACCGTCGGGTGA